In the genome of Saccharomonospora viridis DSM 43017, one region contains:
- a CDS encoding branched-chain amino acid ABC transporter permease, with product MSQPTTTTTSALRRFLPSSFPARHLLVTVLALVVVVLVCENVSAFRHAQLAAMAYYAIAAAGLTVLTGLNGQISLGHGALMAVGAYTTALLLRDDDLPFGVVMLAATTLTALVGIVVGAAAARLKGPYLVGATLALAVGLPGLAVHFDGVLGGEQGLPVNTPRPAQWFDDAMFFITGSELGHQKFLAYVAWGTLLLVLLLLANLVAGRYGRVWRAVRDDEVAAALAGIHLGRARILAFVVSAACAGLAGSVLAMVVRLTAPSGFTIVLSLSLLTAVVVGGLGSLTGAVLGSALLVFLPPAVTDLGTELGLTAVRAAQLAPLVYGIVLVAAMLAAPSGVVGLGRRVWNRVRNGKDDG from the coding sequence ATGAGTCAGCCGACTACCACGACGACGAGCGCCCTGCGGCGGTTCCTCCCGTCGTCCTTCCCGGCGCGTCATCTCCTCGTCACCGTGCTGGCGCTGGTGGTCGTGGTACTGGTGTGCGAGAACGTCTCCGCGTTCCGGCACGCGCAGCTGGCTGCCATGGCCTACTACGCGATCGCGGCGGCCGGACTGACCGTGCTCACCGGACTGAACGGCCAGATCTCCCTAGGACACGGCGCCCTCATGGCGGTGGGCGCGTACACCACCGCTCTCCTGCTGCGCGACGATGACCTGCCGTTCGGTGTCGTCATGCTCGCCGCCACGACGCTCACCGCGCTCGTCGGGATCGTCGTCGGCGCGGCCGCAGCGCGGTTGAAGGGGCCGTACCTCGTCGGGGCCACGCTCGCGCTCGCGGTCGGCCTGCCGGGGTTGGCGGTGCACTTCGACGGGGTCCTCGGCGGGGAACAAGGACTTCCGGTGAACACGCCGCGGCCCGCGCAGTGGTTCGACGACGCGATGTTCTTCATCACCGGGTCCGAACTGGGCCACCAGAAGTTCCTCGCCTATGTGGCCTGGGGGACGTTGCTGCTCGTCCTCCTGCTGCTGGCCAACCTCGTGGCGGGGCGGTACGGACGGGTGTGGCGCGCGGTGCGGGACGACGAGGTCGCCGCCGCGTTGGCCGGAATCCATCTCGGCCGGGCACGGATCCTGGCGTTCGTCGTCAGCGCCGCCTGCGCCGGACTGGCCGGTTCGGTGCTGGCGATGGTGGTGCGCCTGACCGCGCCCAGCGGGTTCACGATCGTGCTGTCGTTGTCCCTGCTCACGGCGGTGGTGGTCGGTGGGCTCGGCAGTCTCACCGGCGCGGTGCTGGGCAGTGCGCTGCTGGTGTTCCTCCCACCCGCGGTGACCGATCTGGGTACCGAGCTCGGTCTGACCGCCGTCCGCGCGGCGCAACTCGCACCCCTCGTCTACGGGATCGTGCTGGTGGCCGCGATGCTCGCCGCTCCGTCGGGAGTGGTCGGTCTCGGTCGCCGCGTGTGGAACCGGGTACGGAACGGAAAGGATGACGGATGA
- a CDS encoding branched-chain amino acid ABC transporter permease codes for MQRFVDLTLNGISQGAIYAAFALALVLIWRSTRIVNFAQGAMAMLTTYFALALIESGQPYWVGFVVALIAGFVLGVVLERLLIRPVEGGPELNAVIVTLGLFVALQALAAILFGSSYESFPAPFSLTGFSVGGTTVAFTPFNAFVVLAVLAVMLALVALFRLTDLGLRMRASALHKEVSRLLGIRVGHMLTLGWALAAVVGSLAGLLIAGGSLIHPAYMEPVIVFGFVAAVLGGLDSPTGAVVGGLLVGLALSYVSGYLGSELVALAALAILVAVLLARPQGLFGRTTERKV; via the coding sequence ATGCAGCGATTCGTCGACCTCACCCTCAACGGCATCAGCCAGGGCGCGATCTACGCCGCGTTCGCGTTGGCCCTGGTGCTCATCTGGCGCTCGACCCGCATCGTCAACTTCGCGCAGGGTGCGATGGCCATGCTCACCACCTACTTCGCGCTCGCCCTCATCGAGAGCGGCCAGCCGTACTGGGTGGGGTTCGTGGTCGCGCTCATCGCGGGGTTCGTGCTCGGAGTGGTACTGGAGCGCCTGCTCATCCGGCCCGTGGAGGGCGGCCCCGAGCTGAACGCCGTCATCGTGACGTTGGGCTTGTTCGTCGCCCTCCAGGCGTTGGCCGCGATCCTGTTCGGTTCCTCCTACGAATCCTTCCCGGCGCCGTTCTCCCTCACCGGGTTCTCCGTGGGTGGGACCACGGTGGCGTTCACACCGTTCAACGCGTTCGTCGTGCTCGCGGTGCTCGCCGTGATGCTCGCGCTCGTCGCGCTGTTCCGGCTCACCGACCTCGGACTGCGGATGCGTGCCTCCGCACTGCACAAGGAGGTGTCCCGGCTGCTCGGGATCCGCGTCGGTCACATGCTCACGCTCGGCTGGGCGCTGGCCGCCGTGGTGGGGTCGTTGGCCGGTCTGCTGATCGCCGGGGGAAGCCTGATCCACCCGGCGTACATGGAACCGGTCATCGTGTTCGGATTCGTGGCTGCGGTCCTGGGCGGGCTCGACAGCCCGACCGGTGCGGTGGTCGGAGGACTCCTCGTCGGCCTCGCGCTGTCCTATGTGTCCGGCTACCTGGGCAGTGAACTCGTGGCCCTGGCGGCACTCGCGATCCTCGTCGCGGTGCTGCTCGCCCGCCCCCAAGGACTGTTCGGCCGCACGACCGAGAGGAAGGTCTGA
- a CDS encoding ABC transporter ATP-binding protein, with amino-acid sequence MNSVLDQRHTRGDGVVRDGLWVQGLTTRYGPVTALDDVDLTAPGGRITAVLGANGAGKTTLLRTVSGLLRPQAGRIGLGGTDLTGVNAEDVARAGVAHVPEGRGVITELTVEENLRLGALLGSVRSSVRTPPTIADVYTLFPSLRRRKSQAAHSLSGGERQMLVIGRALLSAPEVLLLDEPSLGLAPQIVSRIFAVLRELVDTEGLAVLLVEQNARSALSIADTGVVLNLGRVVACSDAAELAADDELRHAYLGF; translated from the coding sequence ATGAACAGCGTGTTGGACCAGCGGCACACCCGGGGGGACGGCGTGGTGCGCGACGGGCTGTGGGTGCAGGGGCTGACCACCCGTTACGGCCCGGTCACCGCGCTCGACGACGTGGACCTCACCGCGCCCGGAGGGCGGATCACCGCCGTGTTGGGAGCAAACGGTGCGGGCAAGACCACGTTGCTCCGCACGGTGTCGGGACTGCTGCGACCACAGGCGGGGCGGATCGGACTCGGCGGGACGGACCTCACCGGAGTGAACGCCGAGGACGTCGCCCGGGCCGGTGTCGCCCACGTCCCCGAAGGCCGAGGGGTGATCACGGAACTGACGGTGGAGGAGAACCTGCGCCTGGGGGCGTTGCTCGGCTCCGTCCGCTCGTCGGTACGGACCCCGCCCACGATCGCCGACGTGTACACCCTGTTCCCGTCACTGCGACGGCGCAAAAGCCAGGCCGCGCATTCGCTGTCCGGCGGTGAGCGACAGATGCTCGTGATCGGTCGGGCGCTGTTGTCGGCGCCCGAGGTGCTGCTGTTGGACGAGCCGTCGCTCGGATTGGCCCCCCAGATCGTCTCCCGCATCTTCGCGGTACTGCGGGAACTCGTCGACACCGAGGGGCTCGCAGTGTTGCTCGTCGAACAGAACGCACGCAGCGCACTGTCCATCGCGGACACCGGAGTGGTGCTGAACCTCGGCAGGGTGGTGGCGTGCTCGGACGCCGCGGAGCTCGCCGCGGACGACGAGCTCCGCCACGCCTACCTCGGCTTCTGA
- a CDS encoding ABC transporter ATP-binding protein, whose protein sequence is MRREDPVGTGGTQPEHPLFEIQGVTVRFGGLTALSDVSLTAWPQEVHGVIGPNGAGKTTLFNVCCGFVRPAEGVVRVRGETVPHPRPHQLAPLGIARTLQGLGLFRGLTVLENVMVGADRFRRSGFVSALLGLRRSVSDERALRLKAEAVLQELDIHTYATALPDSLPYPVRKRVALARALVSEPELLLLDEPASGLGHDDMGELGELVRALSDRMAVVLVDHHMDLVMSVCDRITVLDFGRVIASGTPDEIAADPAVVTAYLGEEARA, encoded by the coding sequence GTGCGGCGGGAAGATCCGGTCGGCACCGGCGGTACACAGCCGGAGCATCCCCTGTTCGAGATCCAGGGTGTCACGGTGCGCTTCGGCGGTCTCACCGCGCTGTCGGACGTGTCGCTCACGGCCTGGCCACAAGAGGTGCACGGCGTGATCGGCCCCAACGGCGCGGGCAAGACCACCCTGTTCAACGTCTGTTGTGGATTCGTGCGGCCCGCGGAAGGAGTGGTCCGCGTCCGGGGCGAGACGGTGCCACACCCACGCCCGCATCAGTTGGCGCCGCTCGGTATCGCCCGCACGCTCCAGGGACTCGGATTGTTCCGTGGGCTCACGGTGTTGGAGAACGTCATGGTCGGCGCCGACCGATTCCGCCGGTCGGGATTCGTCTCCGCGCTGTTGGGGCTGCGACGTTCGGTGTCCGACGAGCGGGCCCTGCGGCTCAAGGCGGAAGCGGTGTTGCAGGAACTCGACATCCACACCTACGCCACCGCGCTGCCCGACAGCCTGCCGTACCCCGTGCGGAAACGCGTGGCACTGGCCCGGGCACTGGTCTCGGAGCCGGAACTTCTGCTCCTCGACGAACCGGCGAGCGGACTGGGGCACGACGACATGGGCGAACTCGGTGAGCTCGTGCGCGCGCTGTCCGACCGAATGGCGGTTGTGCTCGTCGACCACCACATGGACCTCGTGATGTCGGTGTGCGACCGGATCACCGTTCTCGACTTCGGCAGGGTGATCGCGTCGGGGACCCCGGACGAGATCGCCGCGGACCCCGCCGTGGTGACGGCGTACCTGGGGGAGGAGGCACGCGCATGA
- a CDS encoding PucR family transcriptional regulator, whose product MTTAAGHPAEGEVSSPARTALRVLATAMLEDLDALADRLTLLVMRAEPGYAELGVSAPDALRENLRGNLERGIQSLGKLVPPGVDPNDTSRETGRKRAREGVPLEAVLHAYRLGGQVIWEGLLSTSRDRFRGRYDRELLAVSGWVWRVIDASSAALVDAYRLEESRLRSQELSKRHAFLNALLDGRGKDTTVAQEAATVLGLPTCGPMLCVVALLDTPTDEPLRSPRDTLAAHGLVSSWHVRSSDIVGLIALADRTPADVLAALRPAVMGRVGASPVITTLGQVGDAYTLARTAARTLGAPGMAFLDDHLPEALLVDSPELTERLTQVAFGELLRLPEAERETLLATLGAVIDSGGSPTRAAQRLYCHRNTVIYRLQRIESITGRSVSHPRDRLLFTLGLLAVHRRTTSDALSEGPGH is encoded by the coding sequence ATGACGACGGCAGCAGGCCACCCGGCGGAGGGCGAGGTCTCCTCGCCCGCGAGGACCGCTCTGCGCGTCCTCGCCACCGCGATGCTGGAAGACCTCGATGCCCTCGCCGACCGACTCACCCTGTTGGTGATGCGCGCCGAACCCGGCTACGCCGAACTCGGTGTCTCCGCGCCCGACGCGCTGCGGGAGAACCTCAGGGGGAACCTCGAACGCGGCATCCAGTCACTGGGCAAGCTCGTGCCGCCCGGGGTCGACCCGAACGACACCTCCCGGGAGACCGGCCGCAAACGTGCCAGGGAGGGCGTGCCTTTGGAGGCGGTCCTCCACGCCTACCGCCTGGGCGGCCAGGTGATCTGGGAAGGGTTGTTGTCGACGTCGCGGGACCGGTTCCGCGGCCGCTACGACCGGGAGTTGTTGGCCGTGTCGGGATGGGTGTGGCGAGTGATCGACGCCAGTTCGGCGGCGCTCGTCGACGCCTACCGGCTGGAGGAGTCACGACTGCGCAGTCAGGAACTGAGCAAACGTCATGCCTTCCTCAACGCCCTGCTGGACGGGAGGGGGAAGGACACGACCGTCGCGCAGGAGGCCGCCACGGTGCTCGGGTTGCCGACGTGCGGGCCGATGCTGTGCGTGGTCGCCCTGCTCGACACCCCGACCGACGAACCGTTGCGCTCTCCGAGGGACACACTCGCCGCCCACGGACTGGTGTCGTCATGGCACGTGCGATCGTCCGACATCGTCGGATTGATCGCGCTCGCCGACCGCACGCCGGCCGACGTGCTGGCCGCTCTCCGTCCCGCGGTGATGGGTCGGGTGGGCGCGTCACCGGTGATCACCACGCTCGGCCAGGTCGGTGACGCCTACACGTTGGCCCGCACCGCGGCGAGGACGTTGGGCGCACCGGGAATGGCGTTCCTCGACGATCATCTGCCCGAGGCGCTACTCGTCGACAGTCCTGAGTTGACCGAGCGACTCACCCAGGTGGCGTTCGGTGAGCTGCTCCGTCTTCCCGAGGCCGAACGGGAGACGTTGCTGGCCACACTGGGCGCGGTGATCGACAGCGGTGGTTCCCCGACCCGTGCGGCACAACGGCTGTACTGCCACCGCAACACCGTCATCTACCGCCTCCAACGCATCGAATCGATCACCGGTCGGTCGGTGTCGCATCCCCGCGACCGACTGTTGTTCACCCTCGGACTGCTGGCGGTACACCGTCGCACCACGTCCGACGCCCTCTCGGAAGGTCCCGGACACTGA
- a CDS encoding wax ester/triacylglycerol synthase domain-containing protein — protein MRIPTAPRLLVVSAGTAGPLLSSVREAARRSWPDVHVLAEDITPNQATGARAGRTLGRLLDQVRPDLVLSTHPVVTAGLAWLRRHRGFGLPTASWDPATGTSGLDRAMRLLATTPPRPGPRRLPASDALFAHIDSPAAPQHVGTVLVFEPGPVPTVDRAAAMLASVPGALGRIVPATATQPARWLPVPGRAAWENVDAVTATELTSPVDEFFSVPLQAEHTVGAARIVTGLADGRSALLVKLHHALGDGMTVLQSLLSDTDDAGRMPWTNRPAPQLGDGGVPGVSADLRPVLSGLRQLTVGGKAPATVTDGPLLDARRHHVLARLPGRAVRTAARTHGVGAAEFLLAAFAQAWHDIDEGAERFRLMVPWSVRGTDSLRVAGNHTGAVPVDLPVGPMEFGDRVRLVAATMRAQVDTGVPAAANFVVRLLGMLPPPLHRAAARNVYRGKWFNAIGTVMPGPRREVRWHGAVLSEAYPVLALAPDTGLAWGALTWGPWITVCVTATPDTKSLAVPLAETMTDVVTGSVVREST, from the coding sequence GTGCGGATTCCGACTGCGCCTCGGCTTCTCGTCGTCTCCGCCGGGACGGCGGGCCCCCTGCTGTCCTCGGTGCGCGAGGCCGCACGGCGGTCCTGGCCCGACGTCCACGTCCTTGCCGAGGACATCACGCCGAACCAGGCCACCGGCGCACGGGCCGGGCGGACGCTCGGCCGGTTACTCGACCAGGTACGTCCGGACCTCGTGCTGTCCACCCACCCCGTGGTGACCGCGGGGCTCGCCTGGCTGCGGCGACATCGTGGGTTCGGCCTGCCCACGGCCTCCTGGGATCCCGCGACGGGGACGTCCGGGCTCGACCGGGCGATGCGTCTTCTCGCCACCACCCCACCGCGGCCGGGGCCTCGCAGGCTTCCCGCGTCCGACGCCCTTTTCGCGCACATCGACTCCCCGGCCGCACCGCAGCACGTGGGTACGGTGCTGGTGTTCGAACCCGGCCCGGTGCCCACGGTCGACCGGGCGGCGGCCATGCTGGCCTCGGTGCCCGGCGCGCTCGGCCGCATCGTCCCCGCCACCGCGACCCAACCCGCCCGTTGGCTGCCCGTCCCGGGCAGAGCGGCGTGGGAGAACGTCGACGCGGTGACGGCCACCGAGCTGACGTCCCCGGTGGACGAGTTCTTCTCCGTCCCGTTGCAGGCCGAGCACACCGTAGGTGCCGCACGGATCGTCACCGGGCTGGCCGACGGACGCAGCGCCCTGCTGGTGAAGTTGCACCACGCACTCGGTGACGGCATGACCGTGTTGCAGTCACTGCTGTCCGACACCGACGACGCCGGACGGATGCCGTGGACGAACCGTCCCGCGCCGCAGCTGGGGGACGGTGGGGTGCCCGGGGTGTCCGCCGATCTCCGTCCCGTCCTGTCTGGACTACGGCAGCTGACCGTGGGGGGAAAAGCCCCCGCCACGGTGACGGACGGCCCCCTCCTCGACGCGCGCCGACACCACGTACTCGCACGCCTGCCGGGGCGGGCCGTGCGTACGGCCGCCCGAACGCACGGGGTGGGCGCGGCCGAATTCCTGTTGGCGGCGTTCGCACAGGCATGGCACGACATCGACGAGGGGGCCGAGCGATTCCGACTCATGGTGCCGTGGTCGGTGCGCGGCACCGACAGCCTACGGGTGGCGGGCAACCACACCGGCGCCGTGCCGGTCGATCTCCCGGTGGGACCGATGGAGTTCGGTGACCGCGTGCGTCTCGTGGCGGCGACGATGCGGGCGCAGGTCGACACCGGTGTGCCCGCGGCCGCGAATTTCGTCGTGCGGTTGCTCGGCATGCTTCCCCCTCCGCTGCATCGGGCGGCGGCTCGAAACGTGTACCGGGGGAAGTGGTTCAACGCGATCGGCACCGTGATGCCGGGGCCGCGCCGAGAAGTGCGCTGGCACGGTGCGGTGTTGTCGGAGGCCTACCCCGTGCTGGCGCTCGCGCCGGACACCGGACTGGCCTGGGGTGCGTTGACGTGGGGGCCGTGGATCACGGTGTGCGTCACCGCCACGCCGGACACGAAGTCGCTCGCCGTCCCCCTCGCCGAGACGATGACCGACGTCGTCACGGGTTCCGTCGTCCGGGAGAGCACATGA
- a CDS encoding SDR family NAD(P)-dependent oxidoreductase, whose translation MIGPGTRVLVTGGSSGIGAATAEAFAARGCHVVVVGRNVAALTELARRIGGASCVADLTDPHAIDTVCSEADKADVLVAAAGQGWAGRLIDTPDGDMETLVGVNMLAPMRLARAALLGMRRRSGGHLVFVSSIAGHMAVADEAVYSATKAAMNAFAASIRHEASPHGVGVSVVVPGVVDTAFFSRRGTPYSRRFPRPVPAEAVAERIVRAVEHRRPEVFVPRWLRFPARLRGVAPHLTDALQRRFG comes from the coding sequence ATGATCGGGCCGGGCACGCGGGTGCTGGTCACAGGTGGGTCGTCCGGGATCGGCGCGGCGACGGCGGAGGCGTTCGCGGCACGCGGCTGCCACGTCGTGGTGGTGGGCCGGAACGTCGCCGCCCTGACGGAACTGGCCCGCCGTATCGGTGGGGCGTCGTGTGTGGCCGACCTGACCGATCCCCACGCCATCGACACCGTGTGCTCCGAGGCGGACAAAGCCGATGTGCTCGTGGCCGCGGCCGGCCAGGGCTGGGCGGGTCGGCTGATCGACACGCCCGACGGTGACATGGAAACGCTCGTGGGGGTCAACATGCTGGCTCCGATGCGCTTGGCGCGCGCCGCGCTGCTCGGTATGCGGCGACGTTCGGGCGGTCACCTCGTGTTCGTCTCCTCGATCGCGGGACACATGGCCGTCGCCGACGAGGCCGTGTACTCCGCCACCAAGGCGGCGATGAACGCGTTCGCCGCGAGTATCCGCCACGAGGCCTCGCCCCACGGTGTGGGGGTGTCGGTGGTGGTTCCGGGGGTGGTCGACACCGCGTTCTTCTCCCGGCGCGGCACGCCGTATTCACGCCGGTTCCCGCGGCCCGTCCCCGCCGAGGCGGTGGCGGAGCGGATCGTGCGTGCGGTGGAACACCGGCGACCGGAGGTGTTCGTACCACGCTGGCTCCGATTCCCCGCACGCCTCCGGGGCGTCGCGCCGCACCTCACCGATGCGTTGCAACGCCGATTCGGCTGA
- the hpnH gene encoding adenosyl-hopene transferase HpnH: MGMPWHQSLRIARYLMVQKLRRRSKFPLIVELEPLFACNLSCPGCGKIQHPASVLKQRMPVEQAVAAIEECGAPMVSIAGGEPLMHPDIDTMVNEFVRRKKYVFLCTNAALLRRKIDKLDLKPSRYFAFAIHVDGLRERHDAAVDKEGVFDEVIEAIAELKKRGFRVTTNTTVFNTDTPQTLTEVLDFLNDEIEVDQMMVSPAYAYEKAPDQEHFLGVQETRELFRKAFSGGNRKRWRLNHSPLFLDFLEGKVDFECTAWGVPSYSLFGWQKPCYLMSDGYARTYAELVETTDWDAYGRGRDPRCANCMAHCGYEPTAVLATLGSLKESLRAARGL; the protein is encoded by the coding sequence ATGGGTATGCCGTGGCACCAGAGTCTGCGCATCGCGCGCTACCTGATGGTCCAGAAATTACGGCGACGTTCGAAGTTCCCGTTGATCGTGGAACTGGAGCCGTTGTTCGCGTGCAACCTGAGCTGCCCCGGATGCGGCAAGATCCAACACCCCGCGAGCGTGCTGAAACAACGCATGCCGGTGGAGCAAGCGGTGGCCGCCATCGAGGAGTGCGGGGCTCCCATGGTGTCGATCGCGGGCGGCGAACCGTTGATGCACCCCGACATCGACACGATGGTCAACGAATTCGTGCGCCGGAAGAAGTACGTCTTCCTGTGCACCAACGCCGCCCTGCTCCGGCGGAAGATCGACAAGCTCGACCTGAAGCCGTCGCGGTACTTCGCGTTCGCCATCCACGTCGACGGACTGCGGGAACGACATGACGCCGCCGTCGACAAGGAAGGTGTGTTCGACGAGGTGATCGAGGCGATCGCCGAGCTGAAAAAGCGTGGTTTCCGGGTCACCACGAACACGACCGTGTTCAACACCGACACACCGCAGACTCTGACCGAGGTGCTCGACTTCCTCAACGACGAGATCGAGGTGGACCAGATGATGGTCTCGCCCGCCTACGCCTACGAGAAGGCTCCCGACCAGGAACACTTCCTCGGCGTCCAGGAGACTCGGGAGCTGTTCCGCAAGGCGTTCTCAGGAGGCAATCGGAAGCGTTGGCGACTCAACCATTCGCCGTTGTTCCTCGACTTCCTCGAGGGCAAAGTGGACTTCGAATGCACCGCGTGGGGGGTGCCGTCGTACTCCCTGTTCGGCTGGCAGAAGCCGTGTTATCTGATGAGCGACGGCTACGCCCGCACCTATGCCGAACTCGTGGAGACCACCGACTGGGACGCCTACGGCCGGGGTAGGGACCCTCGCTGCGCGAACTGTATGGCGCACTGCGGTTACGAACCCACTGCCGTGTTGGCCACGCTCGGTTCGCTCAAGGAATCACTCCGGGCCGCCCGGGGCCTGTGA